A single Nomascus leucogenys isolate Asia chromosome 14, Asia_NLE_v1, whole genome shotgun sequence DNA region contains:
- the CBX4 gene encoding E3 SUMO-protein ligase CBX4, giving the protein MELPAVGEHVFAVESIEKKRIRKGRVEYLVKWRGWSPKYNTWEPEENILDPRLLIAFQNRERQEQLMGYRKRGPKPKPLVVQVPTFARRSNVLTGLQDSSTDNRAKLDLGAQGKGQGHQYELNSKKHHQYQPHSKERAGKPPPPGKSGKYYYQLNSKKHHPYQPDPKMYDLQYQGGHKEAPSPTCPDLGAKSHPPDKWAQGAGAKGYLGAVKPLAGAAGAPGKGSEKGPPNGMMPAPKEAVTGNGIGGKMKIVKNKNKNGRIVIVMSKYMENGMQAVKIKSGEVAEGEARSPSHKKRAADERHPPADRTFKKAAGAEEKKVEAPPKRREEEVSGVSDPQPQDAGSRKLSPTKEAFGEQPLQLTTKPDLLAWDPARSTHPPSHHPHPHPHHHHHHHHHHHAVGLNLSHVRKRCLSETHGEREPCKKRLTARSISTPTCLGGSPAAERPADLPPAAALPQPEVILLDSDLDEPIDLRCVKTRREAGEPPSSLPVKPETPAAAAVAVAVAAAPAATAEKPPAEAQDEPAESLSEFKPFFGNIIITDVTANCLTVTFKEYVTV; this is encoded by the exons ATGGAGCTGCCAGCTGTTGGCGAGCACGTCTTCGCGGTGGAGAGCATCGAGAAGAAGCGGATCCGCAAG GGCAGAGTGGAGTATCTGGTGAAATGGAGAGGCTGGTCGCCCAA ATATAACACGTGGGAACCGGAGGAGAACATCCTGGACCCCAGGCTGCTGATCGCCTTCCAGAACAG GGAACGGCAGGAGCAGCTGATGGGATATCGGAAGAGAGGGCCGAAGCCCAAACCGCTGGTGGTGCAG gtgcctacctTTGCCCGTCGTTCCAATGTCCTGACCGGACTCCAGGACTCCTCCACTGACAACCGTGCCAAGCTGGATTTGGGCGCGCAGGGGAAGGGCCAGGGGCATCAGTACGAGCTCAACAGCAAGAAGCACCACCAGTACCAGCCGCACAGCAAGGAGCGGGCGGGCAAGCCCCCGCCGCCGGGCAAAAGCGGCAAGTACTACTACCAGCTCAACAGCAAGAAGCACCACCCCTACCAGCCCGACCCCAAAATGTACGACCTGCAGTACCAGGGTGGCCACAAGGAGGCGCCCAGCCCCACCTGCCCGGACCTGGGGGCCAAGAGTCACCCGCCCGACAAGTGGGCGCAAGGCGCGGGGGCCAAAGGCTACCTGGGGGCGGTGAAGCCCCTGGCCGGTGCGGCGGGTGCTCCAGGCAAAGGCTCCGAGAAGGGCCCCCCCAACGGAATGATGCCAGCCCCCAAAGAGGCCGTGACGGGCAACGGGATCGGGGGCAAGATGAAGATAGtcaagaacaagaacaagaacgGACGCATCGTGATCGTGATGAGCAAATACATGGAGAACGGCATGCAGGCGGTGAAGATCAAGTCCGGCGAGGTGGCGGAGGGGGAGGCTCGCTCCCCCAGCCACAAGAAGCGGGCAGCCGACGAGCGCCACCCGCCTGCCGACAGGACTTTTAAAAAGGCGGCGGGCGCAGAGGAGAAGAAGGTGGAGGCGCCGCccaagaggagggaggaggaggtgtcCGGGGTTAGCGATCCGCAGCCCCAGGATGCCGGCTCCCGCAAGCTGTCCCCGACCAAGGAGGCCTTTGGAGAGCAGCCCCTGCAGCTCACCACCAAGCCCGACCTGCTTGCCTGGGACCCGGCCCGGAGCACGCACCCACCCTCACACCACCCGCACCCGcacccccatcaccaccaccaccaccaccaccaccaccacgccgTCGGCCTGAATCTCTCCCACGTGCGCAAGCGCTGCCTCTCCGAGACCCACGGCGAGCGCGAGCCCTGCAAGAAGCGGCTGACTGCGCGCAGCATCAGCACCCCCACCTGCCTGGGGGGCAGCCCAGCCGCTGAGCGCCCGGCCGACCTGCCACCAGCCGCCGCCCTCCCGCAGCCCGAGGTCATCCTGCTAGACTCGGACCTGGATGAACCTATAGACTTGCGCTGCGTGAAGACGCGCCGCGAGGCCGGGGAGCCGCCCAGCTCCCTCCCGGTGAAGCCCGAGAcaccggcggcggcggcggtggcggtggcggtggcAGCGGCACCCGCCGCGACGGCGGAGAAGCCTCCAGCCGAGGCCCAGGACGAACCTGCAGAGTCGCTGAGCGAGTTCAAGCCCTTCTTTGGGAATATAATTATCACCGACGTCACCGCGAACTGCCTCACCGTTACTTTCAAGGAGTACGTGACGGTGTAG